In Nicotiana tabacum cultivar K326 chromosome 19, ASM71507v2, whole genome shotgun sequence, one DNA window encodes the following:
- the LOC107774750 gene encoding uncharacterized protein LOC107774750 → MKAFEVGGTTLCLALFCDVTNSKELLDLMQSATLEPEVAFLNASLIPEVFPVLAAAHKALVAKSRDSLTTRTLHSELVYNYSGSKHISESLKRCGIADNTSYILAARFSASVDEMVAIEKLIKGKEIDLKELEQRINQAQIQKHYKISNLELEISSLADAITCRIAARDAL, encoded by the exons ATGAAGGCGTTCGAAGTTGGTGGAACCACCCTTTGTCTTGCCCTTTTCTGCGATGTTACAAATTCTAA AGAACTACTGGATTTAATGCAGTCAGCAACTTTGGAGCCAGAAGTAGCATTTCTGAATGCATCACTT attccagaagtatttcctgttTTGGCAGCTGCACACAAGGCACTTGTAGCTAAATCACGGGATTCACTGACTACACGGACCCTCCACTCTGAGCTTGTTTACAACTATTCAGGATCTAAGCAT ATATCAGAATCTTTGAAAAGATGTGGCATTGCAGATAACACAAGCTACATCCTTGCAGCACGCTTTAGTGCTTCGGTTGATGAG ATGGTGGCCATAGAAAAACTCATAAAGGGCAAGGAGATTGACTTGAAGGAATTGGAACAAAGAATAAACCAAGCTCAGATTCAAAAG CATTACAAGATATCTAATCTGGAGCTGGAGATATCATCACTTGCTGATGCCATCACCTGCAGAATTGCTGCCCGAGATGCTTTATGA